CCCATGCAGATTCATGCCCTCAACTTGGCTACTTTTGCCTCTCTGATTGCTCCCTTTGGCGGATTCTTTGCTTCAGGCCTCAAGCGCActttcaagatcaaggacttTGGCGACTCTATCCCCGGACATGGAGGTATTACTGACCGCATGGACTGCCAGTTCATCATGGGTTTCTTCGCCTACATGTACTTCCACACCTTCATTGCCATCCACAAggtcagccttggcagcgttCTGGAGACGGCaatcaccagcctcaacccCGATGAGCAACTCGAACTTGTCAAGGGAATGGGCCATTATCTTCGAAACCAAGGCATCCTAGCTGAAGACGTAAGTGCCTGCTTCTAAGTCTTTACTACTACATCTTGCTCACAAACGACAGGCTGTCGCTTGTATCGATAAGCTCTTGCCGGTAAAGCAATGAGTTCTCAACGAATAACTCAGGCCCTTTGCAAAGCACATTTTGATCGTATTCAACTGGGTATATAGCCCCTTTTCCACTCACACTGGCGTTTTCCTTAGTCATAGAGCTTTCACGTGAGCTGTGCGTTTCCGAGTATTATCGGGGTCTGTACGGTTCAAGTCAATTGTTGAGCTGTATTGTTGGGTATCGGGCAGCAAAGACCTTGTGCCCAGGTTTACAGGCGCTGTCGGTATTATGTAATGAGCAAATAATGTCCATATTTCGGGGGAAGGGTGGCTGTGAGCATAGACTCTTGTTGACGTGGGTCAAGTCGTCAAATCCTGATGGGAAATTCTACAAAAGTATTCAACATCCACTCTAGAAGTATTGCAAACTATATGCATCATGTGTATGATTCAATCTACCTGTAATTTCTGTGCGCCACTCAATGGGCTTCTATGTTCTGTTTTCCATTTTCAGTCTTGAACCCGTACAGCTTACTCTTacaatcttcttctcattcatTCTTGGTCTCCCAGCCACCTTCGGCTTGGAAGATTTCACCGACCGCCTTGCCAACCTCCAAGAGGTGGCGGTCACGATATCGCGGTGCAACGAGGGAGAGGCCGATGGGCATGCCGTGGTCACCCTTGAAGCCTGGCACATTCAGGACTGGGACATGAAGACCCTACACGACCAGATCGTTAGTCATTGTAAGATTCGTATGCAGTGTGTCACTTACGCTCCACATGGCACAGAAAATATGGCTTCCTGTACTCTCCAGACCAACGGGGGCTTCATCCGGTACACTTGGTGTGATGATAGCTGCATACTGTGAGGCAATAAAGTCAAAGACAGGTCTCATGGCAGCCAAGCTGTCGCTAGCCATCAATTGCGTCTTTCGAGTGAAATTGTCGGAGTTCTCGACGTGCTCGATCAAGACTTGGCCGATTTGGTCCTTTCCAACTCTATACTCTGGAAGGAAAGAGGTACGGCCCTCAGTGTGAAGCCCAATACGATACCACTCTGGCACGTCATCGAATGTCGAAGGGAGCTCAAGCTCATGTACTTCTGCGCCATGGGATCTGAGAAGATCTGCAGCGCGGGCGAGAGCATCTTGGGTTCCAGGACCAGCCATGGGCCAGATGCTCGTCTTGCAGATTGCAAAACGTGCCCCTGCAATGCCCTGAAAAGAAcggtcttcgtcttcgtcttcatcatcatcttgaagagCAAAGACGTTGGCCAGAAGAACCAGATCTTCAACACATCGTCCATACCATCCAAGAGTGTCGTACATCAGAGCATATATCTTCTGACCTTCGCGAGATACAGAGTTCCAGGTTGGTTTGAACCCATAAATCCCATTGAATGATGCAGGACGAATCATGGATCCGCCTGTCTGTGTCCCAAGGGCCATGGGGGCTTGGAAATCGGCAACAGCAGCTCCGGAGCCGCTGGACGATCCGCCCGGGGTGCGTAGAGGGTCATGAGGATTGTGAGTCTTGGGGCCGACATGGATAGCAGCGAACTCGGTCGTAGTTGTTTTACCTAGGTAGCTTGTTAGATGCAAGTGTGCAGAGCATATGTTGAACATACCGAAGATGAGGGCACCTGCATGGCGAAGGATTCGTACGGAAGCAGCATCTGTCTCAGGGAAATGGCCATCATATAGTGGCGAGTTGAACTGAGTAGGCATATCTATACGACAGTAAGCTCCGATCTTGGTTACGGGTACAAGTTTGGCCAACTAACCTTTTGTGTAAATGACATCCTTTACAGCGATTGGAAGTCCATGGAGAGGTCCTCTGTTTTTCTTAGGGATCTCATCTAGAAGTCTTGCCTCCTGCATGACCCTCTTCTCGTCCAGGTATGCCCACGCTTTGACGTCTTCATCGCGTGCCTTGATCCTCTCAAGTAAAGACTCGGCATACTCTTGAACTGAAATCTCATCCGCCTGGATCTTCCCAAGAGCTTCAGAAGCCGTGAGTTTCCATGGCTCGATATGATGAGTTTTGGAAGGAGACATTGTTTTTTCCTGGTCCCTCTACTATGGAGTCTTGCTTTTGCATACAACTAAGTAGTGTTAGGGAGTTCGGACAGTCCAGTCTTATTTCCAATGCCCTGCGATAGTGAACCTCAACACTCCAAGTCAACATCTCAGAAAGGATTAAATTGGAGAGTCTCATAtgttatataccttttttttcgTTCGCCTCTTGAAAGCAGCCTGTGCTTCGGGCACAAATGTAACGTCTCTATTCTGTAGGCCGGTCGGTGAGAGTCCGTAGCCTATAGGACGCATGTGCGGAAGGCCTCAAGTTGTCAAACATTCGTCTCCTGAATCCGGGCACTAATGCAGTACGGGCCGAGCTGCCAACGGATACCCTATCTCGATATGGCAACGGACGTAATTGTGGACTTACTCCGTCGTCCGTACACCGAGACGTTTTTCTGTGTAACTCGGAGCAGCCCAACAAGCAGCAGAGTCGTCTCTTCCAAGTCGTGATTGGATTCTCTGGTGTGAGGCGAAGTTGATATTGTCGAGACGAGATGAAGGGTAGGGAGGGACAGCATGGAAGGGTTGTTGGACAGGAGACGTTAGTTAAACGACTCGAGCGGGAGGTCAAGGCGGACTTGTGCTTTTCGTTCGCTCGGGCTTTGGACCTCGGGGTGCACCAAGGCATCCAGCACAGGGCCCAACAGGAAGCTATTCCGGACCACGATGTAAAGATGCTCCTCGCTCTAGAGTTTCAGCCAGTAGCAGTCAGCAAGAAAATAGCTTGGTAACACCCGGTCTTCCGGTCCGACGTCTAACATAACGGATGATAGGAGAAGTCAGAAGAGGCTAGTCAAACTTAAGAAGCaatcaaggtcgagaagtCCTTAGTCGAGACAGGGTTCGATGCAGGAGGGGGATGTCACGGGATAGTGCTCGAAACTTCGGCACTTGAGAGGGATCTACAGAGGAGGTGAATCCCAAGCTTAGCTACTGCACATACGTAGACAAGTCGAACTCTGATTGTATGGTTGAGCGCAGCTGAAGTAGGGATTCGAAGTCTGGTAAGTTTACTAGTGACAAAGACTCGACGCCACGTACCAGCATCCCGGTATTGTGCGAGAGATACGTAGGTGAGAATGGTTCACCTCGTTCATGATTACTTACTATCCCCTTTGTTTGCATTGCAGGCTGGCCATGATACAGTCAGCGATTGGACATGGAGTTGGGCTGAAGTGACATCGTCATTTGCCTCAACAGCTTCATTACGACCCTCATACTCCCTGACTTCATACCATGGCTTCTCGTAAGCCAACAGCCACAGACAATGGTGATCCTCGACACGCAATCATTTGGCTTGCTTCGTCTTCCTTGCCTCATCTCAAACCTTGCTGATTTtacttttcctttctttttcctcgCAAAACATCTCCGCCGCTAGACTGAACATGGCCATAGCCTGCACCCCACGAACCTGTTAGAACAATTTcatttctttttctattCTCGTCCGTTGTTAGCAACGTCACTTTTAGATGCCCAATCGCGTCGATCGGCTTCTGGAAGACCGGTGAGCCGGGGTAGTGGCGTTCAACTTCCCGTAAGCCACGCCGATGATCCATGGCGGCAAACTctggcttggccttgactcTGCAGATGAGGCTAGAGTCggtgagttgagttgaactTTTTCATGTAATCTATAGTGGGGCTTGAATTTGCCAATGTTCCCTACGTATGTGATGTACAGATATAATGCCGGATCTTTGGTATCTGTAGGCCTCGGCTCTGGAATACTACGTCGATGTAAAACGGTTGACACACGCTCTCGGTAGAATGAAAGTTTAGGCGATCATTAGCTAAGGAAGCTTCTCTCGACTCTAGTTTGATTGACAACAggcatggatatggatgCGGCATCAGGGGTCTTATACGAGCTGCCATGCTGCGTAGTGACGAATTGATGCTGTCCTTCTTGTGGTAGCTTTCCGATAGGATTGAACAAGAGAAGGCCGTGTCTTGGCTACAGGTCTGAGTCCTCCAATGCCGGTCCGTTCAATCTCTCAGTGCTTGTATATATGTATTGATTCGTGATTTTCCTGGAATGAGCCAGCATATCATATTGCATCAGGTCAATTCCTCAGGTGCTATGAAGGCCTTGGTTTATGCATTGTAGTTATTCGCAGCAAGCCATGCAGCAGCTTTAGCGAGTGTAACGGTGAAGAGTTTTGTGTCCTGCATATTTCCACGATAGCTACGCAAGACATTGGCTGCAGAGAGGCGCTACGGCTTGTCATTTACGACAGCGAGATCTGATCGAATCAAGGCACTCAAAGCGCCTTAGTTCAGGTCCCATTAAGTTGCTGAGGCTCAACGGCAATGCCGATCCAATGTGACATCAAGAGTCATAGGATATGACGATTGCCCGGCAGATTCTGCCTCAGATGAGGCTTGATGTGAGGCTGTAGGTcgatattaatagctatagcgcACTTTATCCTAGGTACACATGAATACTCGAAATACGAGGGATGCTGAGAATTGAGGcctaattttatttattttatgGTCCGTTCTATTCGTAATCCACGTCTGTTCTGAAGTGATCCGTCCGTTTTTACGTCTCTTCTAATTTTTTGGTGTAGAAGCTCCGGTCATGATAATTCGTCCGTCGACCACCGGAGCAATGCAAGTTGTCCAATCAACCGTGTACTCGCCCTCTTTGAGAGGATCACAGATACTAGTCTTGACCTTTGCTTTGAGCGCCCACTTCGTGAAGAACTTGCGCATCAAGAGAATCTCAAAATCGAGCCTCGCGCCGTCAGGGTCTTCaaactcttcctcctcgcgATCCTTCTCATGAAGTTCCTCGTCGCTGGTTTCGTTGTCATCATGGGGTttcatgttgatgctgaagcGACGCTTAAGGAACCTGCCCCAGGGGTCTTTAGCGTCCTTGGTAACACTCTCGGTGCGTTTGTCCTTGGGTAGGTTCTCTGCAACAGACTTGAGGCTGGGGAAGTCGGTATTGAAGGTAGTTCGGACGGGTGAGACAGGGGTCTCGCATTTCTGGGCAACCTTGACCCAATGTTGCGCGAGGTTTTTCCATCGTCCTACTGTCAAAAGACCCATGAAGTACTGACGCAGCATGGCCGAGATAAGAATGCCGTTTTCTTCCTCGATGATCTCCGCCGCTTGTCCACCCTCAGACTTGACCAGCAAACTGGTGAAACCATCTGCCATCGCTGTCAGCTCTCTCTTTCGTAATTGTATAGTTTCAACTTACCTTTTCCTCGTCCCATATATCCTCGGGTACAGAGCACATAGAGTCTCTCCGGCTCATACGGCTTTCCACCAATTTCCGCCCACAACACTCTCTCCCCTCTAGGTCGGGAGGGATCAAACTCAAATCGAATGTTGGAAACCTGTGGAAATCGACCTTCCAGAGCAGGATACATAGCTACACTGTTCTCAAGCGCGTCGAAGATAGCTTGACCTGTCACTCTGAGCAACACCACAGGATCTTCAAACGGAAAGCAGGTCGTGATATCTTTGATGCGAATCGCACCAGGGGGGTAGATTTGGTCGCCACGGATAGTACCAGATGCCATGATTGTGCAATCAGCGCCATGGTGCTGTCTCATGACGTCGCATACAAAGTTTCCGATGTTGGACTCCTTAAGGCGAACTGTGCTGAAACGAGCATCCAGAGGTGTAGCAGTGTATCCAATAGGCCTTGCCAGTGACTGGTTGAGTTTGGAGGTGAGTTCATCTACCTTTTTTAGTGTTGAAGGATCTTCCTCGATAGAAGACACAATATCTCTTCGCCAAATGTCGAAATCCCACTTAGAAGGGTCATCTTCCTTGCGGCGAGCCTCGATGTAACTCAGGTTCTTGAAGTCGGTACCAGATCGAAGCACGTGAGTCCCATTGATGAGGCTGTGAGCGTAGAAATGGTCGTGTCCGCCGAGGATGATATCAATGAGTCCCTCCGTCTGTTCCGCCAACTTGTTGTCATTGGGTTCTCGCATGTGGCTTAGACAGACGATGATCTCTGCACCGTCCTCCCGCAGCTTCGGGACGAGCTCCTTGGCAACAGCAGTAGCGGATCTGTACTCCAGATTGGGCGGTAGACTGTTGATGGTCTCAAGCCATTCTCTCTCACCCAAGCCGATGAGGCCAACCTTGATGCCATTCGAAGTGGTGATCATGTGCGTCTTCTTAGCATGGCCAATAGGTGTGTCACCGCCAATGTCATGGTCGATGACGTTTGCGAGCAGCCAAGGGAACTTGTTCTGACTTGAGAGATGCTCAAACTGCCTAACACCAAAATCGAAGTCGTGGTTCTGTGATTTGAGGCTGGTTAGTTACCAAGTCGGTCAAGGGTGGTGTGACCTACCCACCCCTACACAAGAGCAGTCCGTTCCAATCAGATCAAGAACGGGAACCATGTGTTGACCTAGGTTGGATCGTCAATATCTACCtagaatataataagatGCGTCTTTCC
This genomic stretch from Fusarium fujikuroi IMI 58289 draft genome, chromosome FFUJ_chr09 harbors:
- a CDS encoding related to glutamyl-tRNA is translated as MSPSKTHHIEPWKLTASEALGKIQADEISVQEYAESLLERIKARDEDVKAWAYLDEKRVMQEARLLDEIPKKNRGPLHGLPIAVKDVIYTKDMPTQFNSPLYDGHFPETDAASVRILRHAGALIFGKTTTTEFAAIHVGPKTHNPHDPLRTPGGSSSGSGAAVADFQAPMALGTQTGGSMIRPASFNGIYGFKPTWNSVSREGQKIYALMYDTLGWYGRCVEDLVLLANVFALQDDDEDEDEDRSFQGIAGARFAICKTSIWPMAGPGTQDALARAADLLRSHGAEVHELELPSTFDDVPEWYRIGLHTEGRTSFLPEYRVGKDQIGQVLIEHVENSDNFTRKTQLMASDSLAAMRPVFDFIASQYAAIITPSVPDEAPVGLESTGSHIFCAMWSGLHVPVLNVPGFKGDHGMPIGLSLVAPRYRDRHLLEVGKAVGEIFQAEGGWETKNE
- a CDS encoding related to 5`-nucleotidase precursor, with the translated sequence MVKDTAPAEAGEPTAEPQVTYASGRVEHQGQADSPSDLRLIHYNDVYHLDPSSAEPVGGLPRFISVCREYQEGEKFKDQPRALTLFSGDVFNPSLESTVTKGQHMVPVLDLIGTDCSCVGNHDFDFGVRQFEHLSSQNKFPWLLANVIDHDIGGDTPIGHAKKTHMITTSNGIKVGLIGLGEREWLETINSLPPNLEYRSATAVAKELVPKLREDGAEIIVCLSHMREPNDNKLAEQTEGLIDIILGGHDHFYAHSLINGTHVLRSGTDFKNLSYIEARRKEDDPSKWDFDIWRRDIVSSIEEDPSTLKKVDELTSKLNQSLARPIGYTATPLDARFSTVRLKESNIGNFVCDVMRQHHGADCTIMASGTIRGDQIYPPGAIRIKDITTCFPFEDPVVLLRVTGQAIFDALENSVAMYPALEGRFPQVSNIRFEFDPSRPRGERVLWAEIGGKPYEPERLYVLCTRGYMGRGKDGFTSLLVKSEGGQAAEIIEEENGILISAMLRQYFMGLLTVGRWKNLAQHWVKVAQKCETPVSPVRTTFNTDFPSLKSVAENLPKDKRTESVTKDAKDPWGRFLKRRFSINMKPHDDNETSDEELHEKDREEEEFEDPDGARLDFEILLMRKFFTKWALKAKVKTSICDPLKEGEYTVDWTTCIAPVVDGRIIMTGASTPKN